Within the Nocardioides humi genome, the region GCCGGCGTCATCAGGGACCGCGAGCCCGAAGGGCTCGACACCCACCTCACCGGCCCTCGGCGGCCGGGGTGGCCGACCTGTCCCGTACGCGCCTCACGCCCCCCGGTCGATCATGGTGACGAGCCGCTCGGGTGTGGCCGGCAGGTCCAGGACTCGCACGCCGAACTCCCGCAGCGCGTCGTCGATCGCGGAGGAGAGCGCGGACGGCGCCATCAGACGGCCCGCCTCTCCGCCTCCCTTGACGCCGTTCGCCGTGATCGGCGACGGCGTCTCCTCGTGACCGATCCTGATCTCCGGGACGTCCATCGCCGTCGGCATCAGGTAGTCCCAGAAGGTCGTGGTCAGCGGCTGGCCACTGTCGTCGAAGGCGAACTCCTCCGACAACGTGGTGGCGATGCCCTGTGCGGTCCCGCCGACGATCTGACCGTCGTACGAGCGGGGGTTGACCAGAACTCCGGAGTCGTGGACCGCGGCGTAGTCGAGGATCGTCACCTGCCCCGTCTCGGGATCCGCCTCGACCACGGCGAGGTGGCAGGCGTGCCCGACGCAGGGATAGAAGATGCCCAGATCGCTGCGGTCGGCGGCCGGTTTGGTGAGGAACGGGTGGTCGTAGACGAAGCTGGCGTCCAGAGCAGACTCCATGCCCTCGGGGAGGTCGATCTTGTAGAAGTGCGCGATCTCTGCCAGCTGGGCAAGGCTGAGTCTGGTCTCGGGCAGGTCGATCAGCTGAAACCCGCCATCGACCCATTCGAGCTCGTCCTTGTTGACCGCGAGCCGGTGGGCGGCGATGAGGCGCATCTTGTCCTTCAACACCCTCGACGCGCCCTGCACGGCTCCGGCGAGCATCACGGTGAGACGACTTCCGCCTGGGCCTGCCGAGGGCAGGCCACCCTTGCTGCCGTGGTGCTGGACGGCGACGTCATGGGGGTCGATGTCGAACTCCTCGGCCACAAGCATCGAAGCCACCGTGTCGGGGCTGTTGCCTTCGAAGGGCTTGGAGAACAGCGTGACCGTGAAGCTCGCCTGCGCATCGATGCTGAGTCGTACGCCTTCCGGCGAGGAGGTGGGGCCGTCGAGGACCTTGTCGCTCCAGAACCAGAACTCGGTGGGCCCGTAGACGCTGCGCTCGTTGCAGGTGGCCACGCCGATCCCGACGTGCCGTCCGGCCGCGCGCATCTGCGCCTGCTTCTCACGCCAGCCGCCGTAGTCGAGCAGGCGCATCGCGTGGTCCAGTACCGGCTCGTAGTCGCCGGAGTCGTACATGTTGCCGCCGGGTGCGCGATACGGGAACTGATCGGGCCGGATGAAGTTCATCC harbors:
- a CDS encoding xanthine dehydrogenase family protein molybdopterin-binding subunit; amino-acid sequence: MSAARVSPDDLKGTAVPPDQRKVIGTSIKRVEDPKLLRGRGRYIDDVVLDGMLHAVVLRSPYPHARIVAIDAERARQAPGVVAVMTGIEAASYIAPIPEAGPHPDKHVWRVLAADKVRYVGEGVAVVVAENRYLAEDARDLIDVTYEVLEPIVDPLVAAEDTGNLVHDLLETNVALEHTFEFGDPDAVFADADLVVKDRLRWRRSAGTPLDTSGAVAEYDEGTGELTIHSNSLSGTTGHFALAATLGIPGNKFDMKPYYAGGSFGAKQLCWRAALTAAMMAKYTGRPVKYVEDRLDHTFNGDQIGSDRYYEVELAVMRTGELKGLKIDVVDDYGAYIQFGVASHGNAMAQPTGPYRMRALKYHVRAVLTNKTQQGAYRGFGTDAGNWVLERMVDKAAAELGMDPTEMRRMNFIRPDQFPYRAPGGNMYDSGDYEPVLDHAMRLLDYGGWREKQAQMRAAGRHVGIGVATCNERSVYGPTEFWFWSDKVLDGPTSSPEGVRLSIDAQASFTVTLFSKPFEGNSPDTVASMLVAEEFDIDPHDVAVQHHGSKGGLPSAGPGGSRLTVMLAGAVQGASRVLKDKMRLIAAHRLAVNKDELEWVDGGFQLIDLPETRLSLAQLAEIAHFYKIDLPEGMESALDASFVYDHPFLTKPAADRSDLGIFYPCVGHACHLAVVEADPETGQVTILDYAAVHDSGVLVNPRSYDGQIVGGTAQGIATTLSEEFAFDDSGQPLTTTFWDYLMPTAMDVPEIRIGHEETPSPITANGVKGGGEAGRLMAPSALSSAIDDALREFGVRVLDLPATPERLVTMIDRGA